A segment of the Vibrio parahaemolyticus genome:
ACTCATGCTGCTTCCTCATTGATCTTTTTGCCTACGGCACAGGCGAGTAATTTTTCTTGGTCGGCGTCTTTCGCATCAAATTCGCCAGTTATGCGACCTTCATGCATCACAAGAATGCGATCGCTCATGCCCAACACTTCTGGCATCTCGGAAGAAACCAAGATGATGCTCATGCCGTCGGCTTTAAATTTGTTGATGAGTTGGTAGATTTCTTTCTTAGCACCAACGTCAACACCACGCGTTGGTTCATCCAAAATCAGAACTTTAGGCTTGGTCATTAGCCCTTTCGCAATCGCCACTTTCTGTTGGTTACCACCAGAAAGGTTGCCAATAATTTGGTCGCGAGTTGGTGTTTTAATGTTGAATAACTTGATGAAATCTTCCACCGCAATGACTTCTTCATCGTGCTGGATTTGTACGCCTTTAGTTAGCTTATCCAATGCACACAGAGACATGTTCTCTTTCACTGATAAGCCCAGCACCAGACCATCCCCTTTGCGGTCTTCCGAGATATAAGCGATGCCATTTGCCAAGCCATCTTGCGGGCTAACCGGATTAATGGTTTTGTTATCGAGATTGATAACGCCATGCTCGCTTGGCAGCGCGCCGTAAATCACTTTCATTAACTCGGTGCGGCCTGCGCCCATCAAACCAGAGATACCCAAAATCTCACCGCGTTTAAGCGTGAAGCTCACATCGTGAACGCCAGAACCTGTCAAGCCAATCACTTCAAGGCATGTCTCGCCGTGCTTTACATCAATACGTGGGTATTGCTCTTCTAATTTACGGCCAACCATCATTTCGATTAAGCCGTCTTCATCCGTGTCTGCTACTCGGCATTCACCGATAAATTTACCGTCACGAAGCACCGTAATGTCGTCACAGATTTCAAAGATTTCTTTCAGGCGGTGTGAGATATATACAATGCCGCAGCCTTGCTCACGAAGCTCATTAATCACTTTGAACAGAGATTCGGTTTCTGTATCAGTAAGCGCATCGGTTGGTTCATCCATGATGATGACTTTCGATTCAAACGAGAGCGCTTTGGCAATTTCTACCATTTGTTGCTCACCCAAACTTAGATCACCAAGCAAGGTTTTCGAGCTGTGTTTCACGTTCAAACGTTGTAGAAGTCTGTCCGCTTCCGCGTACATTTTGCTCCACTGAATGCGCCCCATAGAACCGGTAAATTCACGACCGAGAAAAATGTTCTCAGCGATTGTCAGTTCAGGGATTAAGTTCAACTCTTGGTGAATAATGCTGATGCCCGC
Coding sequences within it:
- the rbsA gene encoding ribose ABC transporter ATP-binding protein RbsA encodes the protein MTQAILQLSEIEKAFPGVKALDKASLNVYPGRVMALMGENGAGKSTLMKVLTGIYHMDAGSIQYQGQPAAFKGPRDSQEAGISIIHQELNLIPELTIAENIFLGREFTGSMGRIQWSKMYAEADRLLQRLNVKHSSKTLLGDLSLGEQQMVEIAKALSFESKVIIMDEPTDALTDTETESLFKVINELREQGCGIVYISHRLKEIFEICDDITVLRDGKFIGECRVADTDEDGLIEMMVGRKLEEQYPRIDVKHGETCLEVIGLTGSGVHDVSFTLKRGEILGISGLMGAGRTELMKVIYGALPSEHGVINLDNKTINPVSPQDGLANGIAYISEDRKGDGLVLGLSVKENMSLCALDKLTKGVQIQHDEEVIAVEDFIKLFNIKTPTRDQIIGNLSGGNQQKVAIAKGLMTKPKVLILDEPTRGVDVGAKKEIYQLINKFKADGMSIILVSSEMPEVLGMSDRILVMHEGRITGEFDAKDADQEKLLACAVGKKINEEAA